Proteins from a genomic interval of Kitasatospora kifunensis:
- a CDS encoding nitrite/sulfite reductase: protein MATSPDPVEPQPAGAVAPRAGAARKVTRHRGEGQWGMGHHTPLNANEQFKKDDDGLNVRTRIETIYAHRGFDSIDPSDLRGRMRWWGLYTQRKEGIDGGKTAILDPHELDAEYFMLRVRIDGGRLTVAQLKAISEVSQQYARGTADLTDRQNIQFHWIRIEDVPAIWQKLEAVGLSTTEACGDTPRVILGSPVAGVAEDEIIDGTPAIEEIHRRFIGNPDYSNLPRKFKSAISGSPLLDVAHEINDVAFVGVVHPEHGPGFDLWVGGGLSTNPKLGVRLGAWVPLHEVADVFGGVIGIFRDYGYRRLRNRARLKFLVADWGVAKFRQVLEDEYLKYQLIDGPAPTEPSGTWRDHVGVHRQKDGRYYVGFAPRVGRVDGTLLGKVAELAAEHGSNRLRTTAEQKMLVLDIAEERVDSLVAGLEALDLRVTPSPFRRGTMACTGIEYCKLAIVETKERGRTLIDELEQRLPEFAEPLTININGCPNACARIQVADIGLKGQLVTDADGKQVEGYQVHLGGALGLEAGFGRKVRGLKVTSEELPAYVERLLTRFQAERHEGERFAQWTARAGEEQLS from the coding sequence ATGGCCACCTCTCCCGACCCGGTCGAGCCCCAGCCCGCCGGCGCCGTCGCGCCGCGCGCCGGCGCTGCCCGCAAGGTGACCCGCCACCGCGGCGAGGGCCAGTGGGGCATGGGGCACCACACCCCGTTGAACGCCAACGAGCAGTTCAAGAAGGACGACGACGGTCTCAATGTGCGGACACGTATTGAGACGATCTACGCCCACCGGGGCTTCGACTCGATCGACCCGTCCGACCTGCGCGGCCGGATGCGCTGGTGGGGCCTCTACACCCAGCGCAAGGAAGGGATCGACGGCGGCAAGACCGCGATCCTGGATCCGCACGAGCTGGACGCCGAGTACTTCATGCTGCGGGTTCGGATCGACGGCGGCCGCCTGACGGTGGCCCAGCTCAAGGCGATCTCCGAGGTCTCCCAGCAGTACGCGCGCGGCACCGCCGACCTGACCGACCGGCAGAACATCCAGTTCCACTGGATCCGGATCGAGGACGTGCCCGCGATCTGGCAGAAGCTGGAGGCGGTGGGCCTGTCCACCACCGAGGCCTGCGGCGACACCCCGCGCGTCATCCTCGGCTCGCCGGTGGCCGGTGTCGCCGAGGACGAGATCATCGACGGCACGCCGGCGATCGAGGAGATCCACCGCCGCTTCATCGGCAACCCCGACTACTCCAACCTCCCGCGCAAGTTCAAGTCGGCGATCTCCGGCTCGCCGCTGCTGGACGTGGCGCACGAGATCAACGACGTCGCCTTCGTCGGCGTGGTCCACCCCGAGCACGGGCCCGGCTTCGACCTGTGGGTCGGCGGTGGCCTGTCCACCAACCCCAAGCTGGGCGTGCGCCTGGGCGCCTGGGTCCCGCTGCACGAGGTCGCCGACGTCTTCGGCGGCGTGATCGGCATCTTCCGCGACTACGGCTACCGCCGGCTGCGCAACCGCGCCCGGTTGAAGTTCCTGGTCGCCGACTGGGGCGTGGCCAAGTTCCGCCAGGTGCTGGAGGACGAGTACCTCAAGTACCAGCTGATCGACGGCCCCGCGCCCACCGAGCCGAGCGGCACCTGGCGCGACCACGTCGGCGTGCACCGGCAGAAGGACGGCCGCTACTACGTCGGCTTCGCACCGCGGGTGGGCCGGGTGGACGGCACGCTGCTCGGCAAGGTCGCCGAACTCGCAGCCGAGCACGGCTCCAACCGGCTGCGCACCACCGCCGAGCAGAAGATGCTGGTGCTGGACATCGCCGAGGAGCGGGTCGACTCGCTGGTGGCGGGCCTGGAGGCGCTGGACCTGCGGGTCACCCCGTCCCCGTTCCGGCGCGGCACCATGGCCTGCACCGGCATCGAGTACTGCAAGCTCGCCATCGTCGAGACCAAGGAGCGCGGGCGCACCCTGATCGACGAACTGGAGCAGCGGCTACCCGAGTTCGCCGAGCCGCTCACCATCAACATCAACGGCTGCCCGAACGCCTGCGCCCGTATCCAGGTGGCGGACATCGGTCTCAAGGGGCAGTTGGTGACCGACGCGGACGGCAAGCAGGTGGAGGGCTACCAGGTCCACCTGGGCGGCGCGCTCGGCCTCGAGGCCGGCTTCGGCCGCAAGGTACGCGGTCTGAAGGTCACCAGCGAGGAGCTTCCCGCCTACGTGGAGCGGCTGTTGACCCGCTTCCAGGCCGAGCGCCACGAGGGCGAGCGGTTCGCCCAGTGGACCGCCCGGGCCGGCGAGGAGCAGCTGTCGTGA
- a CDS encoding phosphoadenylyl-sulfate reductase produces the protein MSTNPETTAAAGDLQALATAAGRDLEEATPQEILRWAADTFGHRLCITSSMEDAVVAHLASTALPGIDVLFLDTGYHFPETIGTRDAVAATMALNVITLTPRQSVAEQDAEYGPNLHDRDPDLCCSLRKVEPLQRGLAGYDAWATGLRRDESPSRANTPVVAWDAKRRKVKIAPIARWTQTDVDAYVQANGVLLNPLLWEGYTSVGCSPLSCTRKPGEGEDARAGRWAGSGKVECGIHL, from the coding sequence ATGAGCACCAACCCTGAGACAACCGCCGCCGCCGGCGACTTGCAGGCGCTGGCCACCGCGGCGGGGCGCGACCTGGAGGAGGCCACGCCGCAGGAGATCCTGCGTTGGGCCGCCGACACCTTCGGGCACCGGCTCTGCATCACCTCCTCGATGGAGGACGCGGTGGTGGCCCACCTCGCCTCCACCGCGCTGCCCGGCATCGACGTGCTCTTCCTGGACACCGGCTACCACTTCCCCGAGACCATCGGCACCCGGGACGCGGTCGCCGCCACCATGGCGCTCAACGTGATCACCCTGACGCCGCGTCAGAGCGTGGCCGAGCAGGACGCCGAGTACGGGCCGAACCTGCACGACCGCGACCCGGACCTGTGCTGCTCGCTGCGCAAGGTCGAGCCGCTGCAGCGGGGTCTGGCGGGCTACGACGCCTGGGCCACCGGGCTGCGCCGCGACGAGTCGCCGAGCCGGGCGAACACCCCGGTGGTGGCCTGGGACGCCAAGCGCCGCAAGGTGAAGATCGCCCCGATCGCCCGCTGGACCCAGACCGACGTGGACGCCTACGTGCAGGCCAACGGGGTGCTGCTCAACCCGCTGCTCTGGGAGGGCTACACCTCGGTGGGCTGCTCGCCGCTCTCCTGCACCCGCAAACCCGGCGAGGGCGAGGACGCCAGGGCCGGCCGCTGGGCGGGCTCCGGCAAGGTCGAGTGCGGCATCCACCTCTGA
- the cysC gene encoding adenylyl-sulfate kinase has protein sequence MAAGEAAEAASPAAPCERGATVWLTGLPSAGKTTLAFALAERLRAEGHRVEVLDGDEIREFLSKGLGFSREDRHTNVTRIGFVAEKLAANGVKVLAPVIAPYADSRAAVRERHAARGTAFLEVHVATPVDVCSERDVKGLYAQQAAGTLTGLTGVDDPYEAPTAPELRLQTEDRTVTESAAELHTFLTKRGLA, from the coding sequence TTGGCTGCCGGGGAAGCCGCAGAGGCGGCCTCCCCGGCCGCCCCCTGTGAGCGCGGCGCCACGGTGTGGCTGACCGGGCTGCCCAGCGCCGGCAAGACCACCCTGGCCTTCGCGCTGGCCGAGCGGCTGCGGGCCGAGGGCCACCGGGTCGAGGTCCTGGACGGCGACGAGATCCGCGAGTTCCTCTCCAAGGGCCTCGGCTTCTCCCGCGAGGACCGCCACACCAATGTCACCCGGATCGGCTTCGTCGCCGAGAAGCTCGCCGCCAACGGCGTCAAGGTGCTCGCCCCGGTGATCGCCCCCTACGCCGACTCGCGCGCCGCCGTGCGCGAGCGCCACGCGGCCCGGGGCACCGCCTTCCTGGAGGTGCACGTCGCCACCCCGGTGGACGTCTGCTCCGAGCGGGACGTCAAGGGCCTGTACGCACAGCAGGCGGCCGGCACGCTCACCGGCCTGACCGGCGTCGACGACCCGTACGAGGCGCCCACCGCGCCGGAGTTGCGGCTGCAGACCGAGGACCGCACAGTCACCGAGTCCGCCGCCGAACTGCACACCTTCCTGACGAAGAGGGGCCTGGCATGA
- the cysD gene encoding sulfate adenylyltransferase subunit CysD, translating into MTTATQSLLDTAKNPFALSHLDVLEAEAVHIFREVAGEFERPVILFSGGKDSIVMLHLALKAFAPAPIPFALLHVDTGHNFPEVIAYRDRVVAEHGLRLHVASVQEFIDDGRLRERPDGTRNPLQTVPLLDAIEGNKFDAVFGGGRRDEEKARAKERVFSLRDEFGAWDPRRQRPELWSLYNGRHAVGEHVRVFPLSNWTELDVWQYIERESIDLPQIYYAHEREVFARDGMWLTAGDWGGPKEGETVQKRLVRYRTVGDMSCTGAVDSDAATIEQVIAEIAASRLTERGATRADDKLSEAAMEDRKREGYF; encoded by the coding sequence ATGACGACCGCGACCCAGAGTCTGCTCGACACCGCGAAGAACCCCTTCGCGCTCTCCCACCTGGATGTGCTCGAAGCCGAGGCGGTGCACATCTTCCGTGAGGTGGCGGGGGAGTTCGAGCGGCCGGTGATCCTCTTCTCCGGTGGCAAGGACTCGATCGTCATGCTGCACCTGGCGCTGAAGGCCTTCGCCCCGGCGCCGATCCCCTTCGCGCTGCTGCACGTGGACACCGGGCACAACTTCCCCGAGGTGATCGCCTACCGCGACCGCGTGGTGGCCGAGCACGGCCTTCGCCTGCACGTGGCCTCGGTACAGGAGTTCATCGACGACGGCCGGCTGCGCGAGCGCCCCGACGGCACCCGCAACCCACTGCAGACCGTCCCGCTGCTGGACGCCATCGAAGGCAACAAGTTCGACGCCGTCTTCGGCGGTGGCCGCCGCGACGAGGAGAAGGCCCGCGCCAAGGAGCGCGTCTTCTCGCTGCGCGACGAGTTCGGCGCCTGGGACCCGCGCCGCCAGCGCCCCGAGCTGTGGTCGCTCTACAACGGCCGCCACGCGGTGGGCGAGCACGTGCGCGTCTTCCCGCTCTCCAACTGGACCGAGCTGGACGTCTGGCAGTACATCGAGCGCGAGTCCATCGACCTGCCGCAGATCTACTACGCCCACGAGCGCGAGGTCTTCGCCCGCGACGGCATGTGGCTGACCGCCGGCGACTGGGGCGGCCCCAAGGAGGGCGAGACCGTGCAGAAGCGGCTGGTCCGCTACCGCACGGTGGGCGACATGTCCTGCACCGGCGCCGTCGACTCGGATGCCGCCACCATCGAGCAGGTGATCGCCGAGATCGCCGCCAGCCGCCTGACCGAGCGCGGCGCCACCCGGGCCGACGACAAGCTCTCCGAGGCCGCGATGGAAGACCGCAAGCGCGAGGGGTACTTCTAA
- a CDS encoding sulfate adenylyltransferase subunit 1 has protein sequence MTSTIEELTATSLLRFATAGSVDDGKSTLVGRLLHDSKSVLADQLEAVEHASRKRGQQAPDLALLTDGLRAEREQGITIDVAYRYFATPKRRFILADTPGHVQYTRNMVTGASTAELAVVLVDARNGVVEQTRRHAAVAALLRVPHVVLAVNKMDLVDYAEPVFAAIAAEFTAYAASLGLGDIVAIPISALAGDNVVEPSAHMDWYGGPTLLEHLETVQVTSDPSAEPARFPVQYVIRPQSEEHHDYRGYAGQLASGVLRTGDPVTVLPSGHTTTVAGIDVLGEQRELAWAPQSITVRLTEDIDVSRGDLIAAGPAPVPTKDVEATVCHLHERPLRAGDKVLLKHTTRTVRALVKEISYRIDIDSLEQLGDAQELNVNDIGHVLLRTAEPLALDDYADNRLTGSFLLIDPADGSTLTAGMAGEAFASSTAATALAPAASAAEEEWV, from the coding sequence ATGACCAGCACCATCGAAGAACTGACCGCCACCTCGCTGCTGCGCTTCGCCACCGCCGGCTCCGTCGACGACGGCAAGTCCACCCTGGTCGGCCGCCTGCTGCACGACTCCAAGTCGGTGCTGGCCGACCAGCTGGAGGCCGTCGAGCACGCCTCACGCAAACGCGGCCAGCAGGCACCCGACCTGGCACTGCTCACCGACGGCCTGCGCGCCGAACGCGAGCAGGGCATCACCATCGACGTCGCCTACCGCTACTTCGCCACCCCCAAGCGGCGGTTCATCCTGGCCGACACCCCCGGGCACGTGCAGTACACCCGCAACATGGTCACCGGCGCCTCCACCGCCGAACTGGCCGTCGTCCTGGTCGACGCCCGCAACGGCGTGGTCGAGCAGACCCGCCGCCACGCCGCCGTCGCCGCCCTGCTGCGCGTGCCGCACGTGGTCCTGGCCGTCAACAAGATGGACCTGGTCGACTACGCCGAACCCGTCTTCGCCGCCATCGCCGCCGAGTTCACCGCCTACGCCGCCTCCCTCGGCCTCGGCGACATCGTGGCGATCCCGATCTCGGCCCTGGCCGGCGACAACGTCGTCGAGCCCTCCGCGCACATGGACTGGTACGGCGGACCCACCCTGCTGGAGCACCTGGAGACCGTGCAGGTCACCAGCGACCCCAGTGCCGAACCAGCCCGCTTCCCCGTCCAGTACGTGATCCGGCCGCAGTCGGAGGAACACCACGACTACCGCGGCTACGCGGGCCAGTTGGCCTCCGGCGTGCTGCGCACCGGCGACCCGGTGACCGTGCTGCCCTCCGGGCACACCACCACCGTCGCGGGCATCGACGTCCTCGGCGAGCAGCGCGAACTCGCCTGGGCACCGCAGTCGATCACCGTGCGCCTGACCGAGGACATCGACGTCTCGCGCGGCGACCTGATCGCGGCGGGCCCGGCCCCGGTGCCCACCAAGGACGTCGAGGCCACCGTCTGCCACCTGCACGAGCGCCCGCTGCGCGCCGGCGACAAGGTGCTGCTCAAGCACACCACCCGCACGGTGCGCGCGCTGGTCAAGGAGATCAGCTACCGGATCGACATCGACAGCCTCGAACAGCTCGGTGACGCCCAGGAGTTGAACGTCAACGACATCGGCCACGTGCTGCTGCGCACCGCCGAACCGCTCGCCCTGGACGACTACGCCGACAACCGCCTGACCGGCTCCTTCCTGCTGATCGACCCGGCCGACGGCAGCACCCTGACCGCCGGCATGGCGGGCGAGGCCTTCGCGAGCTCCACAGCGGCGACCGCACTGGCCCCGGCGGCCTCGGCGGCCGAGGAGGAGTGGGTCTGA
- a CDS encoding aliphatic sulfonate ABC transporter substrate-binding protein, producing the protein MTSPATPTSAQAVDHSLPRPNAHRARRVAALAVAALTAVSLLSACSYGSKAEKSNAAPAPASSGGPKLSAGTVKIGYFANLTHGTPLVGLQEGLFQKELGQTQVKTQVFNAGPAEIEALNAGSIDIGWIGPSPAINGYVQSKSQSLKIIGGSASGGVELVVNPNKIKTLDDLKGKKIATPQLGNTQDVALLNYLASKGYKEDPQSGAGDVSVVRTDNKVTPDAYASGSIDGAWVPEPTASTLVAKGAKVLLDEKSLWPNGQFVITNIIVSQKFLKEHPDVVEAVLRGSVNTNAFIKANPTKAEQDANEAIKAAGGNSLPANILDPAWKSIDFLDDPLASTLQAEADHAVTAGLLKKPDISGIYDLTPLNKVLTAAGRPAVADAGLGSGS; encoded by the coding sequence ATGACCTCCCCGGCTACCCCTACCTCCGCGCAGGCGGTTGACCATAGCCTTCCCCGCCCGAACGCCCATCGCGCCAGACGGGTCGCGGCCCTGGCGGTGGCCGCTCTGACCGCCGTGAGCCTGCTGAGCGCCTGCAGCTACGGCTCCAAGGCCGAGAAGAGCAACGCGGCTCCGGCGCCAGCCAGTTCGGGCGGCCCCAAGCTCTCGGCCGGCACGGTGAAGATCGGCTACTTCGCCAACCTGACCCACGGAACTCCGCTGGTCGGCCTCCAGGAAGGCCTGTTCCAGAAGGAGTTGGGCCAGACTCAGGTCAAGACCCAGGTCTTCAACGCCGGCCCGGCCGAGATCGAGGCGCTGAACGCCGGCTCGATCGACATCGGCTGGATCGGCCCCTCCCCCGCGATCAACGGCTACGTGCAGTCCAAGAGCCAGTCGCTGAAGATCATCGGCGGTTCGGCCTCCGGCGGCGTCGAACTCGTGGTCAACCCGAACAAGATCAAGACCCTGGACGACCTCAAGGGCAAGAAGATCGCCACCCCGCAGCTGGGCAACACCCAGGACGTGGCGCTGCTCAACTACCTGGCGAGCAAGGGCTACAAGGAGGACCCGCAGTCCGGCGCCGGCGACGTCTCGGTGGTGCGCACGGACAACAAGGTCACCCCGGACGCCTACGCCTCCGGCTCCATCGACGGCGCCTGGGTGCCCGAACCCACCGCCTCCACCCTGGTGGCCAAGGGCGCGAAGGTCCTGCTGGACGAGAAGTCGCTCTGGCCGAACGGGCAGTTCGTGATCACCAACATCATCGTCTCGCAGAAGTTCCTCAAGGAGCACCCGGACGTGGTGGAGGCCGTACTGCGCGGCTCGGTGAACACCAACGCCTTCATCAAGGCCAACCCGACCAAGGCCGAGCAGGACGCCAACGAGGCGATCAAGGCGGCCGGCGGCAACTCGCTGCCCGCCAACATCCTCGATCCGGCCTGGAAGAGCATCGACTTCCTGGACGATCCGCTGGCGAGCACCCTGCAGGCGGAGGCGGACCACGCGGTGACCGCGGGCCTGCTCAAGAAGCCGGACATCAGCGGGATCTACGATCTCACCCCGCTCAACAAGGTGCTCACGGCAGCCGGTCGACCCGCGGTCGCCGACGCCGGCCTCGGCAGCGGATCCTGA
- a CDS encoding ABC transporter ATP-binding protein, translating to MSQALTTPDDTRAGANPNGAPAVRIAGVHKSFGRPGAATAVLDDITLDVAPGEFLCLLGASGCGKSTLLNLIADLDQPTAGQIEVPGRRAALMFQEHALFPWLTAGKNIELALRLNGIPRAERKPEAERLLELVRLAGSYGKRVHELSGGMRQRVALARALAQGSSVLLMDEPFAALDAITRDVLHEEITRIWQERQLTILFVTHNVREAVRLAQRVVLLSSRPGRVAREWRIDLPQPRRIESAAVADLSVEITEHLRGEIRRHGQH from the coding sequence GTGAGCCAGGCACTGACCACACCGGATGACACCCGCGCCGGCGCGAACCCGAACGGCGCTCCCGCCGTGCGGATCGCCGGCGTGCACAAGTCCTTCGGTCGTCCCGGCGCCGCCACCGCGGTGCTGGACGACATCACCCTCGACGTCGCCCCGGGCGAGTTCCTCTGCCTGCTCGGCGCCTCCGGCTGCGGCAAGTCCACCCTGCTCAACCTGATCGCCGACCTCGACCAGCCCACCGCGGGCCAAATCGAGGTGCCAGGCCGCCGGGCCGCGCTGATGTTCCAGGAACACGCGCTCTTCCCCTGGCTGACCGCCGGCAAGAACATCGAACTCGCCCTGCGCCTCAACGGCATACCGCGTGCCGAACGCAAGCCGGAGGCCGAGCGGCTGCTCGAGCTGGTCCGCCTGGCCGGCTCGTACGGCAAGCGGGTGCACGAGCTGTCCGGCGGCATGCGCCAGCGCGTCGCACTCGCCCGCGCCCTGGCCCAGGGCAGCAGCGTGCTGCTGATGGACGAACCGTTCGCCGCACTGGACGCGATCACCCGCGACGTCCTGCACGAGGAGATCACCCGCATCTGGCAGGAGCGACAGCTCACCATCCTGTTCGTCACCCACAACGTGCGCGAGGCGGTGCGCCTGGCCCAGCGGGTGGTACTGCTCTCCTCGCGTCCTGGCCGGGTGGCCCGCGAGTGGCGGATCGACCTGCCGCAGCCGCGCCGCATCGAGTCCGCCGCGGTCGCGGACCTGTCCGTCGAGATCACCGAGCACCTGCGTGGGGAGATCCGCCGCCATGGCCAGCACTGA
- a CDS encoding ABC transporter permease yields MASTETTTPPAEPAPPAQTRTHEDLAGVEAGLDALDAVHIHRPALGQVLREKLLPPVLGVLLVLGAWQLTYDLHVTASYNLPSPLDVWHSLTDLWYQGTLFSIIWTSVWRGISGFAMAVVIGTPIGLAVAQVKFLRAAVGPILSGLQSLPSVAWVPAAVIWLGINDQAMYAVILLGAVPSIANGLISGIDQVPPLFLRAGRTLGARGLRGARHVLLPAALPGYLAGLKQGWAFSWRSLMAAELIASSPDLGLGLGRYLENQRDASSMSGVMLGIILILVVGVAIDLLIFTPLERRVLRTRGLLQHVR; encoded by the coding sequence ATGGCCAGCACTGAGACCACCACGCCCCCCGCCGAGCCGGCGCCCCCGGCCCAGACCCGGACCCACGAGGACCTGGCCGGCGTCGAGGCGGGCCTGGACGCACTCGACGCCGTCCACATCCACCGCCCCGCACTGGGCCAGGTGCTGCGCGAGAAGCTGCTGCCGCCGGTGCTCGGCGTGCTCCTGGTCCTCGGCGCCTGGCAGTTGACCTACGACCTGCACGTCACCGCCTCCTACAACCTGCCCAGCCCACTGGACGTCTGGCACAGCCTGACCGACCTCTGGTACCAGGGCACGCTCTTCTCGATCATCTGGACCAGCGTCTGGCGAGGCATCTCCGGCTTCGCGATGGCCGTGGTGATCGGAACGCCGATCGGGCTGGCGGTGGCGCAGGTCAAGTTCCTGCGGGCCGCCGTGGGCCCGATCCTCTCCGGGCTGCAGTCGCTGCCCTCGGTGGCCTGGGTACCGGCCGCGGTGATCTGGCTGGGCATCAACGACCAGGCGATGTACGCCGTCATCCTGCTGGGCGCCGTCCCCTCCATCGCCAACGGCCTGATCTCCGGCATCGACCAGGTGCCGCCGCTCTTCCTGCGGGCCGGGCGCACCCTGGGTGCACGCGGGCTGCGCGGCGCCCGACACGTCCTGCTGCCCGCCGCACTGCCCGGCTACCTGGCCGGCCTCAAGCAGGGCTGGGCCTTCTCCTGGCGCTCGCTGATGGCGGCCGAACTGATCGCCAGCTCCCCGGACCTGGGCCTGGGCCTGGGCCGCTACCTGGAGAACCAGCGCGACGCCTCCAGCATGTCCGGGGTGATGCTCGGCATCATCCTGATCCTGGTGGTCGGCGTCGCGATCGATCTGCTGATCTTCACCCCGCTGGAGCGCCGGGTGCTGCGTACCCGCGGCCTGCTGCAACACGTCCGCTGA
- a CDS encoding sirohydrochlorin chelatase, with protein MPASPALLLIAHGSRDPRHAATVDALVHEVRAQRPGLSIATAYLDHCAPRLPQLVQRLAGAPTVAVPLLLNRAFHAKHDIPAALRAARASGPLAEVLGPDPLLLAALERRLAEAGLDIASAAARARTGLVLAAAGSSDPAADATTRALAARWQRERGWGAVTVAYASAGGPRVPQALAALRAQGLRRTAVAPYLLAPGLLPDRIAAAAEQAAADVLAPVLGAAPEVARLLLQRYTEARADLRAVAA; from the coding sequence ATGCCCGCCTCTCCAGCCCTGTTGCTGATCGCCCACGGCAGCCGCGACCCGCGGCACGCCGCGACGGTCGACGCGCTGGTGCACGAGGTGCGCGCCCAGCGGCCCGGCCTGAGCATCGCCACCGCCTACCTGGACCACTGCGCGCCGCGGCTGCCGCAGCTGGTCCAGCGGCTGGCGGGGGCGCCGACGGTGGCGGTGCCGCTGCTGCTCAACCGGGCCTTCCACGCCAAGCACGACATCCCGGCCGCACTGCGGGCCGCCCGGGCGAGCGGCCCGCTGGCCGAGGTGCTCGGCCCCGACCCGCTGCTGCTGGCCGCACTGGAGCGCCGCCTGGCCGAGGCCGGCCTGGACATCGCCTCCGCCGCCGCCCGGGCCCGCACCGGCCTGGTGCTGGCCGCCGCCGGCTCCTCGGACCCGGCCGCCGACGCCACCACCCGCGCACTTGCCGCCCGCTGGCAGCGCGAGCGCGGCTGGGGCGCGGTCACCGTCGCGTACGCCTCGGCAGGCGGGCCACGGGTGCCGCAGGCGCTGGCCGCGCTGCGCGCCCAGGGCCTGCGCCGCACCGCGGTGGCACCCTACCTGCTGGCTCCCGGCCTGCTGCCGGACCGGATCGCGGCCGCCGCCGAGCAGGCGGCGGCCGATGTGCTCGCCCCGGTGCTGGGCGCCGCACCCGAGGTGGCCCGGCTGCTGCTGCAGCGCTACACCGAGGCCCGCGCCGACCTGCGGGCCGTCGCCGCCTGA
- a CDS encoding MDR family MFS transporter has translation MTDTKAVPLETDQQPPSQRTIYIAMIGLMLGMLMAMLDNLIVSTALPTIVGDLGGLARLSWVVTAYALGAAVTTPFWGKLGDLYGRKSMFMVAIVVFLGGSALAGLSQNMDQLIGFRALQGLGAGGLMVGAMATLGDLVPPRQRGRYMGMIGGMMPIAFVGGPLLGGFLTQSLSWRWCFYVNLPLGLVALLVTGLGMHLPRRRITARLDYLGGALLTVGVVAITLVASWGGGQYPWGSTQILGLTGLSAVALAAFVVSQHRVAEPILPPRMFRDRNFTVAQVLSFLVGAAMFGAVNFLPQYMQYVQGASPTASGLLLLPLMFGMLVVMLTVAQITTRTGRYRAFVIIGGVVLTAGMLILLLLRVDTSLLVSSLLTVVVGLGLGFLMQNTMLITQNSVALRDMGAASGSVTLFRTIGGSLGIALLGSLYTRGLDHQLTGRLGAQGHALISAHLPPSALKGLPGPARTAFEQGVTHGLYGVFVGGAVLSAAAFLLSWLIREVPLRGSEEPLVEV, from the coding sequence ATGACCGACACCAAGGCCGTTCCCCTCGAAACCGATCAGCAGCCTCCGAGCCAGCGGACCATCTACATCGCCATGATCGGGCTGATGCTCGGCATGCTGATGGCGATGCTCGACAACCTGATCGTCAGCACCGCGCTGCCCACCATCGTCGGTGACCTGGGCGGGCTCGCCCGACTCTCCTGGGTGGTCACCGCCTATGCGCTGGGCGCCGCCGTCACCACCCCGTTCTGGGGCAAGCTCGGCGACCTCTACGGGCGCAAGAGCATGTTCATGGTCGCCATCGTGGTCTTCCTCGGCGGCTCCGCGCTGGCCGGACTCTCCCAGAACATGGACCAGTTGATCGGATTCCGGGCTCTGCAGGGGCTGGGCGCCGGCGGGCTGATGGTCGGCGCGATGGCCACCCTCGGCGACCTGGTGCCGCCGCGCCAGCGTGGCCGCTACATGGGGATGATCGGCGGGATGATGCCGATCGCCTTCGTCGGCGGTCCGCTGCTCGGCGGTTTCCTGACCCAGAGCCTCAGTTGGCGCTGGTGCTTCTACGTGAACCTGCCGCTGGGCCTGGTGGCGCTGTTGGTCACCGGGCTCGGCATGCACCTGCCGCGGCGCCGGATCACGGCCCGGCTCGACTACCTCGGCGGGGCGCTGCTGACCGTTGGCGTGGTCGCGATCACCCTGGTGGCGAGCTGGGGCGGCGGCCAGTACCCCTGGGGTTCGACGCAGATCCTCGGGCTGACCGGGCTCTCGGCGGTGGCGCTGGCGGCGTTCGTCGTCTCGCAGCACCGCGTCGCCGAGCCGATCCTGCCGCCGCGGATGTTCCGGGACCGCAACTTCACCGTCGCCCAGGTGCTCAGCTTCCTGGTCGGCGCGGCGATGTTCGGCGCGGTCAACTTCCTTCCGCAGTACATGCAGTACGTCCAGGGAGCGTCGCCGACCGCCAGTGGTCTGCTGTTGCTGCCGCTGATGTTCGGCATGCTCGTGGTGATGCTGACGGTCGCCCAGATCACCACCAGGACGGGTAGGTACCGGGCGTTCGTGATCATCGGAGGGGTGGTGCTCACCGCCGGCATGCTGATCCTGCTGCTGCTCCGGGTGGACACCAGCCTGCTGGTCAGCTCGCTGCTCACCGTGGTGGTCGGGCTCGGGCTCGGCTTCCTGATGCAGAACACCATGCTGATCACCCAGAACAGCGTGGCGCTGCGGGACATGGGGGCGGCGAGCGGCTCGGTGACGCTGTTCCGCACGATCGGCGGCTCACTGGGCATCGCGCTGCTCGGCTCGCTCTACACCCGCGGGCTGGACCACCAACTCACCGGGCGGCTCGGGGCGCAGGGGCACGCGCTGATCTCGGCGCACCTGCCGCCGAGCGCGCTCAAGGGGCTGCCGGGGCCGGCCAGGACGGCGTTCGAGCAGGGGGTGACGCACGGGCTGTACGGGGTGTTCGTCGGTGGCGCGGTGCTGTCGGCGGCGGCGTTCCTGCTCTCCTGGCTGATCCGCGAGGTGCCGCTGCGCGGATCGGAGGAGCCGCTGGTGGAGGTCTGA